In Montipora foliosa isolate CH-2021 chromosome 13, ASM3666993v2, whole genome shotgun sequence, one DNA window encodes the following:
- the LOC137984028 gene encoding negative elongation factor A-like: protein MMRERQQKQAAAVALAASSAASTAPSSVDASKTPSAVPTSATPGSSQQQQGNKRQLALTRDQMLAAHEMFKNANRVSRAEKALILGFMAGAREKPYSHQGPIITIKLSENTENVSASDGTQQTQLVEMLFEMNYDTGHWRRLKRTRVVSKQSGSGPLQKP, encoded by the exons ATGATGAGGGAGAGACAGCAGAAGCAAGCAGCAGCTGTGGCACTAGCAGCCAGCTCAGCAGCCTCTACAGCACCCTCGTCTGTGGATGCAAGCAAGACTCCATCTGCTGTTCCTACTTCAGCCACACCTGGCAGCAGTCAACAACAGCAGGGAAATAAACGACAGTTGGCACTCACG CGAGACCAAATGCTAGCTGCGCACGAAATGTTCAAGAATGCAAACCGTGTGAGTCGAGCAGAGAAAGCTCTTATTCTGGGATTTATGGCTGGTGCCCGAG AAAAACCGTATTCTCATCAAGGCCCAATCATTACTATTAAACTGAGTGAAAACACAGAGAATGTTTCAGCTTCTGATGGGACACAGCAGACCCAACTTGTAGAAATGCTTTTCGAGATGAACTACGACACGGGACACTGGCGACGCCTCAAACGCACAAGAGTTGTGTCCAAACAGAGTGGATCAGGACCACTGCAAAAACCCTGA